From Chryseotalea sp. WA131a:
CAGGTTGGATTTACTACCGATTATGATGATGCGCGCACCAGTATTTATTGCACTGATATATCAAAGATTGTAGATGCGCCTATTCTTCATGTAAATGGTGACGATGCGGAGGCAGTAACTTTCTGTGCAAACTTGGCCGTGGAGTATCGCCAGAAATTTGGCAAAGATATTTTTATCGACATGTTGTGTTACCGCAGGCATGGGCATAACGAAAGCGATGAACCAAAATTTACGCAGCCAAAGCTTTATAATTTGATTGCGAAGCACCCCAATCCACGCGAAGTGTATGTTAAAAAACTAATTGAGCGTGGTGATGTTGATGCGTCTTTAGCAGATGAAATGGACAAGAGTTTCCGTAATCAACTGCAAGACCGTTTGAATGAAGTGAAACAGAAGCCACTTCCGTACAAGCCACAAAAAATTGAAAATGAGTGGGAGAAGTTGCGCAAATCAGCCCCTTCAGATTTTGACCAATCGCCTGACACGAGCATCAAACAAGCGGTGATTGATAAAGTGGCCAAAGCATTGACCTCCATTCCGGAGGGATTTAAGCCGCTGAAGCAAATTGAAAAATTATTGAAAGATAGAAGTGCCGCTTTTTTTGAAACAAAAATGCTGGGCTGGGCAGAGGCAGAACTCTTGGCGTATGGTTCGTTATTGGCCCAAGGCACACCTGTGCGTATGAGCGGGCAAGATGTGAAACGCGGAACCTTCAGTCACCGCCATGCTTACTTTTTTGATGCGAATACAAATGCGCCCTATTGTGGACTGGATAATATTGAGAAGGGACAATTGAAGTTCAACATTTACAATTCGTTGCTTTCTGAGTTTGGCGTGCTGGGTTTTGAATATGGATACGCGATGGCCACACCTCATGCGTTGGTAATTTGGGAAGCGCAGTTTGGAGATTTTGCCAATGGAGCACAAGTGATGATTGACCAATTTATTTCAAGTGCCGAATCGAAATGGCAGCGCATGAACGGATTGGTGATGTTGTTGCCACATGGCTACGAAGGCCAAGGGCCAGAGCACTCAAACGCACGCCCTGAGCGGTTTTTACAACTATCGGCTGAGTACAACATGATTGTTTGTAACCCTACCACGCCAGCAAATATTTTCCATTTGCTTCGTAGGCAAGTGGCGTGGGAGTTTAGAAAACCATGTATTGTGTTTTCACCCAAGTCGCTGTTACGACACCCTTTGGTGGTATCGCCCATCAAAGATTTTACAAACGGCTCTTTCCAGGAAGTGATTGATGATGGAATTGTGAACGCGAAAGAAGTGAAGAAGGTAGTCCTTTGCACGGGCAAGGTTTATTATGATCTGTTAGAAGCGCAAGCAAAAAAGAAAACCAAAGATGTAGCACTGGTGCGCGTGGAGCAATTGCATCCATTCCCCGAAAAGCAATTGAATGCTGTATTGAAAAAGTACAAAGGAGCAAAGCTCGTATGGACACAAGAAGAGCCTGCGAACATGGGCTATTGGTCATTTATACTAAGGTATATGACTGGTTTGGAATTGATTTCGCGAAAAGCAAGTGCTTCGCCTGCTACTGGCTATAGCAAAGTGCATAAAGCCGAGCAAGAGAAAATAGTTTCACAAGCGTTGGAAGTTTAATTTAGCCAGACATGCCACAACAAGTAAAAGTCCCCACAATAGGCGAGTCCATCACCGAAGTAACCATTGCCAATTGGCTAAAGAAAGATGGCGATGTGGTGAAGATGGATGAAGTAATTGCCGAACTAGAATCAGACAAAGCTACATTTGAATTGACGGCACCTCAACCGGGTGTTCTTAAAATCTCAAAACAAAAAGGCGAAGTAGTACCCATCGGAACGATTATCTGCGAGATAGCGGATGGCCAAGGAACAACGGCTACTTCTTCAACCTCATCAAAATCAACTTCTCTACCTGCATCAACTACAACCCCTCCTTCACAAACTATGAAAGCAACCGGAGCCATCAAAGAAATGAAAGTGCCCGCTGTGGGCGAATCTATCACCGAAGTAACCATTTCCACTTGGTTAAAGAAAGATGGTGACTTTGTAAAATTAGATGAGGTAATTGCAGAAGTAGAATCGGACAAAGCTACGTTTGAGTTACCAGCCGAAGCAAACGGTATTTTGCGGATTGTGGCTAACGAAAAAACAACATTGCCCATTGGTGGATTGATTTGTAAAATTGAGGTGACGGAAGGCGGAGAGGTAACTACTCCAACACCTCAAACTACTACTCCAACACCAACTCCAACCGTTACCACTTCATCTTATGCGGCAGGCACACCTTCACCTGCAGCCGCAAAAATTTTGGATGAGAAAGGTATCGCTACCAGTCAAGTTGCAGGAAGTGGAGTAGGTGGTAGAATTACCAAAGAAGATGCAGTGAAAGCGCAGGTATCATCACCA
This genomic window contains:
- a CDS encoding 2-oxoglutarate dehydrogenase E1 component, coding for MDKYSYISNADTGYIDQLYQTYKQEPASVDSSWQKFFEGYDLSSQRYGENGHSVGAVDGINIKETYVRTLIFAYRSFGHLKSNTNPVRERRDHGVQLDHTKFGLTDADLDTEFNVAAEIGMPKSSLRKIIERLKFLYLGTIGFEYNFIRNDEVRSWFFNKIEKEFFSYNPNQEEKKRILGKLNEAVVFENFLHTKFLGQKRFSLEGGENTIPALQTIINKAAELGVKEAVIGMAHRGRLNVLTNILGKIYEQIFTEFEGNINPDLTMGDGDVKYHLGYSSHIDTPSGNKIYLKLTPNPSHLEAVNPLVVGYTRGQIDDEYEGDLNKAMSILIHGDAAIAGQGIGYEVIQMSGLPGYTTGGTIHFVINNQVGFTTDYDDARTSIYCTDISKIVDAPILHVNGDDAEAVTFCANLAVEYRQKFGKDIFIDMLCYRRHGHNESDEPKFTQPKLYNLIAKHPNPREVYVKKLIERGDVDASLADEMDKSFRNQLQDRLNEVKQKPLPYKPQKIENEWEKLRKSAPSDFDQSPDTSIKQAVIDKVAKALTSIPEGFKPLKQIEKLLKDRSAAFFETKMLGWAEAELLAYGSLLAQGTPVRMSGQDVKRGTFSHRHAYFFDANTNAPYCGLDNIEKGQLKFNIYNSLLSEFGVLGFEYGYAMATPHALVIWEAQFGDFANGAQVMIDQFISSAESKWQRMNGLVMLLPHGYEGQGPEHSNARPERFLQLSAEYNMIVCNPTTPANIFHLLRRQVAWEFRKPCIVFSPKSLLRHPLVVSPIKDFTNGSFQEVIDDGIVNAKEVKKVVLCTGKVYYDLLEAQAKKKTKDVALVRVEQLHPFPEKQLNAVLKKYKGAKLVWTQEEPANMGYWSFILRYMTGLELISRKASASPATGYSKVHKAEQEKIVSQALEV
- the odhB gene encoding 2-oxoglutarate dehydrogenase complex dihydrolipoyllysine-residue succinyltransferase, producing MPQQVKVPTIGESITEVTIANWLKKDGDVVKMDEVIAELESDKATFELTAPQPGVLKISKQKGEVVPIGTIICEIADGQGTTATSSTSSKSTSLPASTTTPPSQTMKATGAIKEMKVPAVGESITEVTISTWLKKDGDFVKLDEVIAEVESDKATFELPAEANGILRIVANEKTTLPIGGLICKIEVTEGGEVTTPTPQTTTPTPTPTVTTSSYAAGTPSPAAAKILDEKGIATSQVAGSGVGGRITKEDAVKAQVSSPKETKTAPVLAPPVITSGGSRNERREKMTSLRKTIAKRLVAVKNETAMLTTFNEVDMKPVMDLRAKYKEQFKEKYGVGLGFMSFFTKAVCAALKEFPAVNASIDKDEIVYHDYCDVSVAVSTPRGLVVPVIRNAESLSMNQIESEIVRLAGKARDGKLSIEEMTGGTFTITNGGVFGSMLSTPIINAPQSAILGMHNIVERPIALKGEVVIRPIMYLALSYDHRIVDGRESVSFLVRVKEMLEDPGRLILGV